tgtgcctcgcccttagccttcttgtacgccttcttcttttccttcttcctgcttttctcttgtccctggtcactatcattatcgggacagttagcaataaagtgaccagtcttaccacacttgaagcaggagcgctttcccttcgtcttgttccttttggggtgctccttgcgaccctttagcgccgtcttgaagcgcttgatgatgagggccatttcttcctcgttaagcccgaccgcctcaacttgcgccaccttgctaggtagcgcctccctgctacttgttgctttaagagcaacggtttgaggcttgtggattgggccattcaacgcctcatcaacgtatcttgcctccttgatcatcattcgcccgcttacgaactttccaagtatttcctcgggcgacatcttggtgtacctaggattttcacgaatacagtttacaagatgtggatcaaggaaagtgaaagaccttagcattaggcggacgacatcgtggtccgtccatctcgtgcttccatagctccttattttgttgaccagggtcttgagcctgttgtatgtttgggttggctcctcccccctgatcattgcgaacctccctagttcgccctccaccaactccatcttggtgagcatggtgacatcatttccctcatgcgagatcctaagggtgtcccaaatctgcttggcgttatccaagccgctcaccttatggtactcttccctgcacaaggatgctaaaagaacagtggtagcttgtgcatttttgtgaatttgttcatttataaacatgggattatccgaACTAtcgaattgcattccattctcaactatctcccatatacttggatgaagagagaacaagtggctacgcattttgtgactccaaaatccgtagtcctctccatcgaagtgtgggggtttgccaagagtaatggaaagcaaatgtgtatttgaattatgcggaatatgagagtaatcaaaagaaaagttcgagttgacccttttctttttctcgtagtcgtcgtcgtccttttgggaagaagaagactcgtcgctgtcgtagtagactatcttcttgatgcacctcttcttcttctcgtccttcttcttgtgacttgagcccgagtcagtgggcttgtcgtcttttggctcattgatgaaggactccttctccttgtcgttgatcactatcccaTTTCCCtttggatccatcccttcgggcgattagtccctttcttgaagagaacgactctgataccaattgagagcacctagaggggggggggtgaataggtgatcctataaaaacttaaaactcaaggccacaaacttgattaagtgttagaacaataaagccaagtggctagagaggagttcttgctaaacacgataaccacaaagagaggcatagtggtttatcccgtagttcggccaagtccaacacttgcctactccacgttgtggcgtcccaacggacgagggttgcactcaacctctttcaagcggtccaaagacccacttgaataccatggtgtttctctttgttttactatatcccgcttgcgaggaatctccacaacttggagcctctcgcccttacaattttatgatcacaaagaagcacagaagtaagggtgggaaaagcaacgcacacaagacaaaaaatcagagcacaaacacgcacacaagtcacaactcgagctcgcaacacaacccgaagagttctctactcaaatggagctctacttgctatcacaaagaatcaaatgcgcagaaatagagtcttggtgcttagggatgctcaaagaatgcttggtgttctcctccatgcgcctaggggtcccttttatagccccaaggcagctaggagccgttggaagcaatccaagaaggcaaatcttgccttctgtcgggtggcgcaccggacagtccggtgcaccaccggacagtccggtgcaccaccggacatcccctgttcacagtccggtgcagattgctttccaaatttggcgcagccgaccgttgaagatttggagccgttggcgcaccggacagtctggtgcccccatccgaccgttggctcagccacgcgtcacgcgcggattgcgcggccgaccgttggcacgcccgaccgttggctcaccagacagtctggtgaattatagccgtgcgttgttgacttgattcccgagagcagcgacttcgccgcagatgactcaccggacagtccggtgcaccaccagatagtccggtgatttatagccgtacgccaccgtcgAGACCCAAGAGCAGGCTGTTCACCGGGACTGGTCCTGGCacacctgacactgtccggtgcaccacgccggacactgtccggtgcaccaccggacagttcggtgcacccagaccgagctgcctTTTGGCTGAACACAGCTAAGTTTTCTCCAAAGCGATCTcttctatttctagcacttagacacaatacattagtcttcaaaacaatgtactaagaaacatacctttaatcttgatttgcacttcttgagtctttggcacaaatattactcaaagcatttgtgtggagcactaaatcaccaaaatattatagaaatggcccaagggcacatttccctttcacctccaCGTCAGCTAGTTGTTGGTCGGCTGACAGATTCTCTACAACAATGTAGAGGTCCGATTGCTtttctatatgccttggtatgttgcttggggtcccacaccttggaatggccgtttggggtgtatttatagtcccaaacacaaaactagccgttggagaaaaattgtgctctctgcggcacacgggacagtccagtggtgcaccggacagtgcactgttcactgtccggtgcgcctagccgttggtctgacactgcagacgaccgttggtgcgcAGGCTTTTTGCACCGGGCACTccggatgtcacaccggacagtccgtggtcttctctccatagtgccacctggaactagtcgttgggctactgttcctggtgcaccggacagtccgcatgcaacacttcctttgttttttggacttcacttgatcttcataatatcttcttttgaggtgttgtttccctcaatgtcttggtccaagtaactttaccatcctgtgaactacaaacacaaacactagcaaacacattagtccacaggttatgttgatcattaaACACTAAAATCTATTGAGCCAAATGGGTCGggatccattttccttacacagtGCAAATGACTATTTCAAATAAAGAAACACATATACATGTTATCACGATCATTAGCTAAAGAGTTGCAATATTCTAAGTATTACAACATCAAAAATTTGTTCGCAATGCAACTCAAATTGTTGTGTAGTTTTTTCACCTTTTCTCTACATTTGATAATGCAGTCCTACACTATTGTACTACAATCGTAGCAATTGGAAAGATGTATTTTGTTATATGTAAATCCTATTGCAACACAAGCGACTATTGCATACACAGAAACATATTCTTTACAACATAGATGTGTTATAACAATCATTAGTTAAAGAGTTGTAATATCAACGTCAGAAAAATTGTTTGCAATGCAACTTGAATCATGGCATAGTGATAACTTATGGCAACATTATACCCACCATATTGCAACACAAGCGATGATTACATAAACAAACATATTTGTATCTCACCTATCACAACCAAATGTGCATTACAACATAAAAAAATATTCAAATGCAACACAAAACATGGGAAAGTGATAACTTATTGCATCCTTCTATTAATAATTGTGATGCCACTTACTAATTTGAAAGATCTTCATACTTAGAGCCACAAAACAATTTGTGTTGAAAAAAGCTCACATATCACAACGAAAAGTGCTAGTGGTTGCTATAACATACACCCCATACTAACCAAATTGTGTCCTTGCAACAGAAAGGAGTGGCATTAGAGTCAAAATAAGTAGTGCATGAATGAAACCATGTACCAACTATGAAATCTCCTTGATTCTTATGACTCTTCTATGAGCGCTCTCAAGGTCAACATGAACTTGCCAGACTCGTAGACACTACTACATATATGATTCTCGAGATAGTACTATTCCCAATTATTAATGGAGACGATCACAAAATTCACATGTCTCCTAGaatacctaaggatttttgaggcGGACATTTTATTTATCGATGCGATCAAAAACTGCTCGCCTCCTAAAGTCGATTTACAAAATACGATCAAAATCTGCACATCCTCCTAAAATTGATTTACGGAGGCGACCCTCTCTTCTGAGATTGCTTATTACGGGAGCTAGAGAGATGCATACAATTTAGTTATTAAGAAAAGAAGGAATACATAACAATCACCAATGACCAATGTCTCCAAATTACTGAACATGAATTTAAAACATATTTATCCCACATATCTGGATTTTTTTTTGCAATAAAATCCAAATATCCATCTCCTATTACATATGTTTTCAATTAAATTAATTGGGTTCTGGGattaaaagaagaagaaaagtaaAAAATGATAAACAAGATGGAAAAGTACATGTGTTTGTTTAATACTAAAGCGAAGTAAAATACAAAACTATTGAATAAAAATATTACACATTAATTTATCTGTTGGGGGCTCTATTGCCGAAGTTACTGAAAACTCTATATTATCAAGCTAAAACATGTTTTAGGTACCCTACAAAAGGAAAGCAAAGCTAAACTTGGTCAAAAGTAACATGTAAAGCGAATATTAGGTTATGAAGTTTCAGGTTCATAGGACTGTCACAAAGACATGAATCGAAGAAGACAGCTTCGGTCAGCTTTGATTCTACGGACATCGGTGCACATATacagaaaatgaggagaagaatcAGAAAGTTTGCTCAACATGGAAGGAGGGAAGAAAAAGACGGCGCTACCCTCATGAGACTTGTGGTCCATGCATGCGCATAAACCTTATCGGCTCGTTTGTAATTTTATACAAAGTTGTACCGTGCCACTATAAATAGGAGCATGTCATGCATAAGGACGGGGTTCAGACGTAAGAGAACCGATCGAGTCTCTCTGCCTTTGAAGCTACCTCCGTGTGCTCTCCGATCCCTTGTAAAGCCGCCAAAGGTATATCCGTAACTACTCATTATAGCGTAAGGAACAAAGGAAAACAATAACATATCACGATGAGTAATCCATTCCATCCCTTATGTTTTTGTGATTTATTCTTACTGTTATCTTTCTTGTATTTCTCACCTTCTCCCTTTTAACGAATCTTCAAAATAGGAGCTGATTAAAGGGAGAACTTCAAGATTTAATCACTtgcgttgccttgtttttgaccgAAAACAAGTGACCAAACATTGGCTTAGTTTTGCCTTAATTATTATCATCATATCGCTTGCAGCCTGGTCGTTAGTTGTATATGTGGAGATAGAGAGAGGCATAAGTGCAATGCAGTGCACAGCTAGCAGCGTGAATTTGGCAGCAATTGGCTAGAGAAGATAGAGGAGCAGAGATGATATAGCAATACAACTAGCAGCTTGAATATATTAATTGGCAGCAAATAGagaagatagatagatagatagatagatagatagatagatagatagatagatagacagATAGAGAAATAGAGATAGATACTCGTCATTAGCTAGCGTGCCTTTTTCTGGATCGGCCCAGCTAGCGGGTGTGTCCTTTATAAGGAACGAATAGCATGTGTTGGACGGGACACGGGAAGGCCAGTACTTCTCTCCCCGTTCCCGGCCTGGATGCCACCCACAACGTTTTGATCCGCCCCGATCGCAACTCCGCACCGCGCTCCTGTTCTCAGGTGAGCCGTGAGCCTACCTGATCTCTTCTTCATTGTAAATACTAACCGTGAAATTATCCAATTTTTGTTCATGGACATTGTTATTCAATCACGAAATTGACAGATACACACACtgtcaactcatatcaaaatatACATACAACCACCGCAGCATGGGGATGGTAGTAAACAGCAGTGCAGTCCCGTTCTCCATCGCGCTGCTTGCCGTCGTCATCGCGGCAGTAGTAATCACCAAGGCTGCActgggacgacgacgacgacgacgaacagCCGCAGCCAACAACCCAGCACCACCACCCCGCAACGACGTCGACACCGGCCGGCGGCGTCCCCCCGCGGCCATCACCGGCGTCACCTCAGCCGTCCGACTCGTGCACGCGCTCGCCACCAAGGGTTTCGAAGCCACGCTGTACGAGCAGTACGCGAAGCTGGGGAGCGTGTTCACGGTGAGTCTCTTCGGGATGAAGACGACGACGTTCCTGGCCGGGCCGGACGTCTCGGCGCACTTCTACCAGGGGCCCGACTCCGAGATCAGCCACGGCGACCTCCTCGAGTTCACCGTCCCCATGTTCGGCGAGGGCGTCGCCTTCGCCGTCGACGCCGCCACCCGCGCCGAGCAGCATCGCTTCTACCTCGACGCGCTGAAGCCGGCCAGGCTAAGGTGCCATGTCGCTCCCATGCTCCAGGAAGTGGAGGTAAGTTAAGTAGCCCACATGACATGACATGCATCCCATAATAACATGCATGCCTTGCCTACGACTACGATGGATATGTTCACTTCACTGCACGTACGCAACGCATGCACATGCAGGAGTTCTTCGCGAGATGGGGGCAGCAGGGCACCGTGGACCTGAAGCAGGAGCTGGAGCAGGTGCTGATGCTGATCACGGCGCGGTGCCTGCTGGGGAAAGAGGTGCGGGAGAGGATGCTCCACGAGGTCTTCTCCGCGTACCGCGACCTCACGGAGAACAGCCTCCATCTCACCAGCCTGCTGTTCCCGTACGCGCCCacgccggcggcgcggcggcgcgacAGGGCGCGCGCCACGCTCTCCGGCATCTTCTCCGAGATCGTCCGCTCGCGCAGGCGCTCGGGCCGCCGAGCCggggacgacgacggcgacgtgcTGCAGAGCCTCGTGGACGCCAGGTACAGGGACGGGCGCGGCACGACGGAGGCCGAGGTCACGGGGCTCGTCATCGCCATCCTCTTCGCCGGGAAGCACACGAGCTCGGCCACCAGCACGTGGACTGGCGCGCGGCTGCTGCGCCACGCGGAGTGCCTGGACGCCGCCGTCGACGAGCAGCGGAGGGTCGTGGCGGAGCGCGGGAGCGGCGTCGACTACGACGCCCTGGCGGAGATGGGCTTCTTGCACTGCTGCATCAAGGAGGCGCTGCGGATGCACCCGACGGCGCCGCTGTTCCTCCGTAGGGCGCACCGGGGCTTCACCGTGCGGACGAGGGAGGGGGCCGAGTACGATGTCCCGAGCGGGCAGACCGTGGCCAGCCCTCTGCTGATCAACCACTACATCCCCTACGTCTACAGGGACCCGCACGTGTACGACCCGCGGAGGTTCGGTCCGGGCAGGGAGGAGGACAGGGTCGGCGGGAGGTTCTGCTACAACGCGTTCAGCGGCGGGAGGCATGCCTGCCCTGGAGAAGCGTATGCGTACATGCAGGTGAAGGTGATATGGAGCCACCTGCTGAGGAACTTCGAGCTCAAGCTGGTGTCGCCGTTCCCTCGGACCGATTGGATGAAGCTTTCGCCGGAGGCGAGAGGGAAGGTGGTGGTGAGCTACAAGAGGCGGATGGTGCCGGttgggagcgtgttggagaactgATGTCTCTGATGGTTACTTTTGTATGAGCTGTGTGTTTGTATGCAATGTGTGTTGAGCACCATTTGTGACGCTGGCACGGTCGGACGGCTTGGCCCTGAAGACTGGACGGTCCGGCTCGCGGACGGTCTGCGAATAGATCGAATAAGACACAACTAATTTCTTTTTCGTGCGAGTTTATTCCTCTAAATCCATGGTTGCTGTCGGGAGATGACTAGAAATGGATCCAGACATTCCCTCTATATATATTAAGTCCCTCTATATATATTAACTCTCTATATATTAAGGGATACAGTCGTCAATtgcaatcatcaacaatcgatcaAACAATCAATATACCTTCCGTTTTTTACATTT
This portion of the Zea mays cultivar B73 chromosome 2, Zm-B73-REFERENCE-NAM-5.0, whole genome shotgun sequence genome encodes:
- the LOC100383359 gene encoding putative cytochrome P450 superfamily protein isoform X1, with the translated sequence MGMVVNSSAVPFSIALLAVVIAAVVITKAALGRRRRRRTAAANNPAPPPRNDVDTGRRRPPAAITGVTSAVRLVHALATKGFEATLYEQYAKLGSVFTVSLFGMKTTTFLAGPDVSAHFYQGPDSEISHGDLLEFTVPMFGEGVAFAVDAATRAEQHRFYLDALKPARLRCHVAPMLQEVEEFFARWGQQGTVDLKQELEQVLMLITARCLLGKEVRERMLHEVFSAYRDLTENSLHLTSLLFPYAPTPAARRRDRARATLSGIFSEIVRSRRRSGRRAGDDDGDVLQSLVDARYRDGRGTTEAEVTGLVIAILFAGKHTSSATSTWTGARLLRHAECLDAAVDEQRRVVAERGSGVDYDALAEMGFLHCCIKEALRMHPTAPLFLRRAHRGFTVRTREGAEYDVPSGQTVASPLLINHYIPYVYRDPHVYDPRRFGPGREEDRVGGRFCYNAFSGGRHACPGEAYAYMQVKVIWSHLLRNFELKLVSPFPRTDWMKLSPEARGKVVVSYKRRMVPVGSVLEN